One genomic region from Myxocyprinus asiaticus isolate MX2 ecotype Aquarium Trade chromosome 27, UBuf_Myxa_2, whole genome shotgun sequence encodes:
- the LOC127418240 gene encoding transcription factor Sox-3-like: MYNMMETEIKSPLPQSNTGSAAGGKNNSANDQDRVKRPMNAFMVWSRGQRRKMAQENPKMHNSEISKRLGADWKLLTDAEKRPFIDEAKRLRAMHMKEHPDYKYRPRRKTKTLMKKDKYSLSGGLLAPGASAVNNAVSVGQRMDYAHMNGWTNSAYSLMQDQLAYPQHPSMNSPQIQQMHRYDMAGLQYPMMSSAQTYINAASTYSMSPAYTQQTSSTMGLGSMASVCKTEPSSPPPAITSHSQRACLGDLRDMISMYLPPGGDSADHSTLQNSRLHSVHPHYQSAGTGVNGTLPLTHI; this comes from the coding sequence ATGTATAACATGATGGAAACCGAGATAAAAAGCCCCCTTCCGCAGTCCAACACGGGCTCGGCGGCGGGCGGCAAAAACAATAGTGCCAACGACCAGGACCGGGTGAAGCGGCCTATGAATGCTTTCATGGTGTGGTCTCGCGGTCAACGGAGGAAGATGGCACAAGAGAATCCTAAGATGCACAACTCTGAGATCAGCAAGCGTCTCGGTGCTGACTGGAAACTTTTGACTGATGCCGAGAAGAGACCCTTCATTGACGAGGCCAAGCGGTTACGAGCCATGCACATGAAGGAGCACCCGGATTACAAATACCGGCCCCGCAGGAAGACCAAGACCTTGATGAAGAAGGACAAGTACTCCTTGTCTGGAGGACTCTTGGCGCCAGGTGCCAGTGCTGTCAACAACGCTGTCTCGGTGGGGCAGCGGATGGACTACGCGCACATGAACGGCTGGACGAACAGCGCGTACTCCCTCATGCAGGACCAACTGGCCTACCCCCAGCACCCCAGCATGAACAGCCCCCAGATTCAGCAGATGCACAGGTACGACATGGCGGGACTTCAGTACCCGATGATGTCTTCGGCCCAGACCTACATAAACGCAGCATCTACGTACAGCATGTCACCGGCATACACGCAGCAAACTTCCAGTACAATGGGTTTGGGCTCCATGGCGTCGGTGTGCAAGACGGAACCGAGCTCTCCTCCTCCGGCCATAACTTCTCACTCACAGCGTGCTTGTTTGGGAGACCTGAGGGATATGATAAGCATGTACTTGCCTCCCGGAGGAGACAGCGCCGACCACTCCACTCTTCAGAACAGTCGGTTACACAGCGTTCACCCGCACTATCAAAGCGCAGGGACTGGAGTGAACGGAACACTTCCTTTAACCCACATTTGA